In Persicimonas caeni, a single window of DNA contains:
- the amrB gene encoding AmmeMemoRadiSam system protein B, translating to MGFFDKLFGRNDLTLREPQFAGMLYPAGKAELRAAIERLLSGAEAGDEAPRALIVPHAEFDFAGEVMARAWARVAGAEGIERIVLLGSSRLVPFRGLAVTGYDGFDTPMGPVVSDREAVESIARLEQVRAIEPAFDPEESIEAQLPFVRQVLKKTMIVPVLVGDATDEEVAEVLSTFVDDPATLIVICANMSHDVEPEQAHTLDAQTQAAIETLVPESISREHSAGRVAIRGLLRVANEAGWKATTLARSTSADAAVTDAVTGPVTGYGAFAFYSPGG from the coding sequence ATGGGATTTTTCGACAAGCTTTTCGGGCGCAATGACTTGACGCTTCGCGAGCCCCAATTTGCCGGCATGCTCTATCCGGCCGGCAAAGCTGAGCTGCGAGCAGCGATCGAGCGTCTGCTGTCGGGGGCCGAGGCAGGCGACGAGGCCCCGCGCGCGCTCATCGTGCCTCACGCCGAGTTTGATTTCGCCGGCGAGGTCATGGCGCGGGCGTGGGCTCGGGTGGCCGGTGCCGAGGGCATCGAGCGCATCGTGCTCCTCGGCTCGTCGCGCCTGGTGCCTTTTCGCGGCTTGGCGGTCACCGGCTACGACGGCTTCGATACACCGATGGGCCCGGTGGTCTCCGACCGCGAGGCGGTCGAGTCCATCGCGCGCCTCGAGCAGGTGCGCGCCATCGAGCCGGCCTTCGACCCCGAGGAGTCGATCGAAGCGCAGCTTCCCTTCGTGCGTCAGGTTTTGAAAAAGACAATGATCGTGCCGGTGCTGGTGGGGGATGCGACCGACGAAGAGGTCGCCGAGGTGCTCTCGACGTTTGTCGATGATCCGGCAACGCTCATCGTCATCTGCGCCAATATGAGCCACGACGTCGAGCCCGAGCAGGCCCACACGCTCGATGCCCAGACACAAGCGGCCATCGAGACGCTTGTGCCCGAGTCAATCAGTCGCGAGCACAGCGCCGGTCGCGTCGCCATTCGTGGGTTGTTGCGTGTGGCGAACGAGGCAGGGTGGAAGGCAACGACTCTCGCGCGAAGCACGTCCGCGGATGCTGCAGTGACAGACGCCGTAACCGGTCCGGTGACCGGCTACGGCGCGTTCGCGTTTTATTCTCCCGGTGGCTGA
- a CDS encoding class I SAM-dependent methyltransferase yields MSAKTLQLDDALHDYLLSVSVHESAPFRELREETAKMEYANMQTSPEQGQFMRLLAELVGAKRTIEVGTFTGYSAMCVASVLPDVGELVACDISEEWVDIGRKYWEQAGVADKIDVRIAPALETLDGLIEDGQGGSFDFAYIDADKENYIAYYERCLELVRVGGLIGVDNTLWGGSVIDASDQEESTVAIREFNAHVADDERVTVSLVPIGDGLTLARKR; encoded by the coding sequence ATGTCCGCCAAAACTCTACAACTCGACGACGCCCTCCACGATTACCTGTTGTCCGTCTCCGTGCACGAAAGCGCGCCCTTCCGCGAGCTTCGCGAAGAGACCGCCAAGATGGAGTACGCCAACATGCAGACCTCGCCCGAGCAGGGCCAGTTCATGCGCCTGTTGGCCGAGCTGGTCGGCGCCAAGCGCACCATCGAGGTGGGCACGTTCACCGGCTACAGCGCGATGTGTGTGGCCTCGGTGCTCCCGGACGTCGGCGAACTCGTGGCGTGTGATATCAGCGAAGAGTGGGTCGATATCGGCCGCAAGTATTGGGAGCAGGCAGGCGTCGCCGACAAGATCGACGTGCGCATCGCCCCGGCGCTCGAGACCCTCGATGGGCTCATCGAGGACGGGCAGGGCGGCTCGTTCGACTTCGCCTATATCGACGCCGACAAAGAAAATTACATCGCCTATTACGAGCGTTGCCTCGAACTGGTGCGTGTCGGCGGACTCATCGGCGTCGACAATACGCTGTGGGGCGGAAGCGTCATCGACGCGTCCGACCAGGAAGAGAGCACGGTCGCCATCCGCGAGTTCAACGCCCATGTGGCCGACGACGAGCGCGTCACCGTCAGCCTCGTGCCCATTGGTGATGGGCTGACGTTGGCCAGAAAGCGCTAG
- a CDS encoding DUF2330 domain-containing protein, whose protein sequence is MLTMLDYIFADRGPKMMKPKTSRHLVAAAACASMMAAGITAYSPSAQACGGLFCNNQQPVNQAAERIIFSDNADDTVTALVQIMYQGPSEKFAWVLPVPGEPDVSVSSTAAFDRLQTATNPSYRMNTTVEGTCDTRGGGFFGSDDATAEAGGMNNANRNPEDDGVTVVNSGHVGPYDYTTISVDPGNENPTQVALDWLEQNNYDVSALGEQTITPYLEDGMNLLAFRLSKNADTGDIRPVRITYDAELPMIPIKLTAVAANDDMGVMVWVLSDERAIPSNYKSLRLNEAAIDWFNPNNNYNDIINRAADEAGGQGFVTELAWPTDRTLPPPNQFSNGQDLADVIFSENEERFWEDRIKNTDWTGNEFGLLQQSSRYAAFDGYLEVLEATVPVPSRLTTEEFAQCPSCYQSEMGGEDGEIDNFDPQTFITQLELNVIKPMIETQELVTSRPYITRLYTTMSAGDMTLDPVFDFNDSLGDHSNAHVAERIIECGDEDYTRNEAPWRVELPQGDIVFGSGSTWPVSSEDMPATRAIVQDRNSGDGEVVVDNAPEIDSFIERHNQRVTDEFSGGGCQTAHPASVSLARNMSLALMFGAFGLLLIRVRRREE, encoded by the coding sequence ATGCTGACGATGCTCGACTACATTTTTGCCGACAGGGGACCCAAGATGATGAAGCCGAAGACCTCACGCCACCTGGTGGCGGCCGCTGCATGCGCGAGCATGATGGCAGCCGGGATCACCGCCTACTCGCCCAGCGCGCAAGCCTGCGGTGGGCTGTTCTGCAACAATCAGCAGCCGGTCAACCAGGCTGCCGAACGCATCATCTTTAGCGACAACGCCGACGATACCGTCACCGCGCTCGTCCAGATCATGTACCAGGGCCCCAGCGAGAAGTTCGCATGGGTCTTGCCGGTGCCTGGTGAGCCCGATGTGAGCGTCTCGTCGACCGCGGCATTCGACCGATTGCAGACGGCGACGAACCCATCGTACCGGATGAACACGACCGTCGAGGGCACCTGTGACACCCGCGGCGGCGGCTTCTTCGGCTCGGACGACGCCACCGCCGAGGCGGGCGGTATGAACAACGCGAACCGGAATCCCGAAGACGACGGCGTGACCGTCGTCAACAGCGGTCACGTAGGCCCCTACGACTACACCACCATCTCGGTCGACCCGGGCAACGAGAATCCCACCCAGGTCGCCCTCGATTGGCTCGAACAGAACAACTACGACGTCAGCGCTCTGGGCGAGCAGACGATCACGCCGTACCTCGAAGACGGCATGAACCTGTTGGCCTTCCGGCTGTCGAAGAATGCCGACACCGGCGATATCCGCCCGGTGCGCATCACCTACGACGCCGAGCTTCCGATGATCCCCATCAAGCTCACCGCCGTGGCCGCCAACGACGACATGGGCGTGATGGTGTGGGTGCTCTCCGATGAGCGCGCCATCCCGTCGAACTACAAGTCGCTTCGCCTCAACGAGGCGGCCATCGACTGGTTCAACCCCAACAACAACTACAACGACATCATCAACCGCGCGGCCGACGAAGCCGGCGGCCAGGGTTTCGTCACCGAGCTGGCCTGGCCGACCGACCGCACGCTGCCGCCGCCCAACCAATTCTCTAACGGTCAAGACCTCGCCGATGTAATCTTCAGCGAGAACGAAGAGCGTTTTTGGGAAGATCGAATCAAGAACACCGACTGGACCGGCAACGAATTCGGCCTCCTCCAGCAGTCGTCGCGCTACGCCGCCTTCGACGGCTACCTCGAAGTCCTTGAGGCGACCGTGCCGGTGCCCTCGCGTTTGACCACCGAAGAGTTCGCACAGTGCCCCAGTTGCTACCAAAGCGAGATGGGCGGCGAAGACGGCGAGATCGACAACTTCGATCCGCAAACGTTCATCACCCAGCTCGAGCTCAACGTCATCAAGCCGATGATCGAAACTCAGGAGCTGGTCACCTCTCGCCCCTACATTACCAGGCTCTACACCACGATGTCGGCCGGCGACATGACCCTCGATCCGGTCTTCGACTTCAATGACAGCCTGGGGGACCACTCCAACGCCCACGTCGCCGAGCGCATCATCGAATGCGGTGACGAGGACTACACCCGCAACGAGGCGCCCTGGCGCGTCGAGCTGCCCCAGGGCGACATCGTCTTCGGCTCGGGTAGCACTTGGCCCGTCTCCAGCGAGGACATGCCCGCGACCCGCGCCATCGTCCAGGACCGCAACTCCGGCGACGGTGAAGTGGTCGTCGACAACGCCCCCGAGATCGACAGCTTCATCGAGCGCCATAACCAACGCGTCACCGACGAGTTCTCCGGTGGCGGCTGCCAGACCGCCCACCCCGCGTCGGTCTCTCTGGCGCGCAACATGTCGCTGGCGCTGATGTTTGGCGCGTTTGGATTGTTGCTGATTCGAGTGCGTCGACGAGAAGAGTAG
- a CDS encoding 6-phosphofructokinase, protein MRVGILTGGGDCPGLNAVIRSVAKSLMLQCDAEVIGIEEGFLGLIERRTRELSYKDVSGILARGGTVLGTHNKANPFSYFERDGEDVSDEVMEYYEELDLDAIVALGGDGTMSICHRLQEMGMNIVGVPKTIDNDIVATDRTFGFDTAVSIATDAIDRLQTTGQSHKRVMILETMGRYAGWIALHAGIAGGADVILLPELPFSVEEVARVVKERADRQRFTIVCVAEGAKTAEGDMVVKERIEESPDPIRLGGIANWLKEELKPMVDSEIRTVVLGHIQRGGSPTAFDRILATNFGAMAASLVAKEQYGRMVALRDQHLTSVELEKVANKTRTVPEDAMGILAAFSVGTSLGVPGMKLDPSQIQDYKKIS, encoded by the coding sequence ATGCGAGTCGGAATCCTCACCGGCGGTGGTGATTGCCCGGGCCTCAACGCGGTTATTCGTTCGGTAGCCAAGAGCTTGATGCTCCAATGCGACGCCGAGGTCATCGGCATCGAAGAAGGCTTTTTGGGTCTCATCGAACGACGAACCCGCGAGCTGAGCTACAAGGATGTCAGCGGCATCCTCGCCCGCGGCGGCACCGTGCTGGGCACCCACAATAAGGCCAATCCCTTTTCGTACTTCGAGCGTGACGGCGAGGACGTCTCCGACGAGGTCATGGAGTACTACGAGGAGCTCGACCTCGACGCCATCGTGGCCCTGGGCGGTGACGGCACCATGTCGATCTGCCACCGACTCCAAGAGATGGGCATGAACATCGTGGGCGTGCCCAAGACGATCGACAACGACATCGTCGCCACCGACCGCACCTTTGGCTTCGACACCGCCGTGTCCATCGCCACCGACGCCATCGACCGGCTGCAGACCACTGGCCAGAGCCACAAGCGGGTGATGATCCTGGAGACGATGGGTCGCTATGCCGGCTGGATCGCCCTGCACGCAGGCATCGCCGGCGGCGCCGACGTCATCTTGTTGCCCGAGCTTCCGTTCAGCGTCGAGGAGGTCGCCCGCGTGGTCAAAGAGCGCGCCGACCGCCAGCGCTTTACGATCGTCTGTGTCGCCGAGGGCGCCAAGACCGCCGAGGGCGACATGGTCGTCAAAGAACGCATCGAGGAGAGCCCCGATCCCATCCGCCTGGGCGGCATCGCCAACTGGCTCAAGGAGGAGCTCAAGCCGATGGTCGACAGCGAAATCCGCACCGTCGTGCTCGGCCATATTCAACGCGGCGGCTCGCCGACGGCCTTCGACCGCATCCTGGCGACGAACTTCGGGGCGATGGCCGCCTCGCTGGTCGCCAAAGAGCAATACGGACGCATGGTCGCGCTGCGTGACCAGCACCTGACGAGCGTCGAACTCGAGAAGGTCGCCAACAAGACGCGCACGGTGCCCGAAGACGCCATGGGCATTTTGGCCGCGTTCTCGGTGGGCACCTCGCTGGGCGTGCCCGGCATGAAGCTCGACCCGTCGCAGATCCAAGACTACAAGAAAATCAGCTAG
- a CDS encoding alpha/beta hydrolase: MGITSKLPLSERLRKGAGALVVDNFFRGLSVVGKLDPRNDPEEHGVRVLTDVPYHHSGDAAHHLDVFVPQDFDGPRPIVLYVHGGGFRILSKDTHFGMALQFAKRGYLVFNINYRLAPRHPFPAAIEDACRAYRWVVENAHSFDGDLDRVVLAGESAGGNLVCGLTIAAHYERDEPWARSVFETGVTPTVTAPACGMLQVSDVERYTAQDRVNWFVRDRLEEVSHNYLPPDRIDGSPILDFADPLLHFERGDSPTRQLPAFFLPVGTKDILLDDTRRLARALDALGAPHSSHYYPGEIHAFHALVWRPQARKCWRQKFAFLEEHVGR; the protein is encoded by the coding sequence ATGGGCATCACATCAAAGCTGCCGCTATCAGAACGACTCCGGAAGGGCGCCGGCGCGCTCGTGGTCGACAATTTCTTTCGCGGTCTGTCGGTCGTCGGAAAGCTCGACCCACGCAATGATCCCGAAGAGCACGGCGTGCGCGTGCTCACCGACGTGCCCTACCACCACAGCGGCGATGCGGCTCATCACCTCGACGTGTTCGTCCCCCAAGACTTCGACGGGCCGCGCCCAATCGTGTTGTACGTGCATGGCGGCGGCTTTCGCATCCTGTCGAAGGACACCCACTTTGGCATGGCGCTACAATTTGCCAAGCGGGGCTATCTGGTCTTCAACATCAACTACCGACTCGCCCCGCGCCACCCCTTTCCGGCCGCCATCGAGGACGCCTGTCGGGCCTACCGGTGGGTGGTCGAAAACGCGCACAGCTTCGATGGTGACCTCGACCGAGTCGTGTTGGCGGGAGAATCTGCCGGCGGGAATCTGGTATGCGGGCTGACGATCGCGGCGCATTACGAGCGCGACGAGCCGTGGGCGCGCAGCGTCTTCGAGACCGGGGTGACCCCGACGGTGACCGCGCCGGCCTGCGGCATGCTGCAGGTCTCCGACGTCGAGCGCTACACCGCTCAGGACCGGGTCAACTGGTTCGTGCGTGACCGCCTCGAAGAAGTCTCACACAACTACCTGCCGCCCGACCGGATCGACGGCTCGCCGATCCTCGACTTTGCCGATCCCCTGCTCCACTTCGAGCGCGGGGACTCACCGACGCGCCAGTTGCCCGCCTTCTTTTTGCCGGTGGGCACCAAAGACATCTTGCTCGACGACACCCGCCGCCTGGCCCGCGCGCTCGACGCGCTCGGCGCTCCCCATTCGAGCCACTACTACCCGGGTGAAATCCACGCATTTCACGCGCTCGTATGGCGTCCACAAGCGCGTAAATGTTGGCGGCAGAAATTCGCGTTTCTCGAGGAGCACGTAGGCCGCTGA
- a CDS encoding metallophosphoesterase, with protein sequence MWRMIIFGTVASLIWGGAHVYAGWSLARFLRSKKAKRVLWGLLAASFAVTLAASILRRTAPEMAMAGVLQWVAYLAMGSFALLLFLVVARDLGLLTFGAMRRWVIPPAASRATSDDGPEDPSRRELFRHTVNASIVGVAASGTGLGYHEARKLAEVVEVDVAVEGLAPQLDGLRIAQISDIHVGPTIKRDYLQAVVDRVNGLEPDLIALTGDMVDGYVDDMRNDVAPIRDLQAPLGAYFVPGNHEYYWDGPAWCDEVERCGMQPLINSHRVVEVDGARLLVGGVTDYRAGARVDGHTSDPHKALEGAPEADFRLLLAHQPKSVWEAAKAGFDLQLSGHTHGGQFWPWSLFVGLAHPFTRGLNDYEDMKIYVSRGTGYWGPPLRLGVPSEITLLTLRRKT encoded by the coding sequence ATGTGGCGGATGATCATTTTTGGAACGGTGGCGAGTCTGATCTGGGGCGGCGCGCATGTATATGCGGGCTGGAGCCTCGCGCGCTTTTTGCGATCGAAGAAGGCAAAACGCGTGCTCTGGGGACTGCTGGCAGCGAGCTTCGCGGTGACCTTGGCGGCCTCCATTTTGAGGCGCACCGCGCCGGAGATGGCGATGGCCGGGGTCTTACAGTGGGTGGCCTATCTGGCGATGGGCTCGTTCGCGCTGCTGCTCTTTTTGGTGGTCGCGCGTGACTTGGGGCTGCTGACCTTCGGCGCCATGCGCCGCTGGGTGATACCGCCGGCCGCGAGTCGAGCCACGTCGGATGACGGCCCCGAAGATCCGAGCCGCCGCGAACTGTTTCGCCACACGGTCAACGCGAGCATCGTCGGCGTGGCCGCGTCGGGCACCGGGCTGGGCTACCACGAAGCGCGAAAACTCGCCGAGGTCGTCGAGGTCGACGTGGCCGTCGAGGGGCTGGCGCCCCAGCTCGACGGGCTGCGTATCGCCCAGATCAGCGACATCCACGTGGGCCCGACCATCAAGCGCGACTACCTGCAAGCGGTGGTCGACCGCGTCAACGGCCTCGAGCCCGACCTCATCGCCCTGACCGGCGACATGGTCGACGGCTATGTCGACGATATGCGAAACGACGTCGCGCCCATCCGCGACCTACAGGCCCCGCTGGGCGCGTATTTCGTGCCCGGCAACCACGAGTATTATTGGGACGGGCCCGCCTGGTGCGACGAGGTGGAGCGCTGCGGGATGCAGCCGCTGATCAACTCGCATCGAGTGGTCGAGGTCGACGGGGCGCGACTTCTGGTCGGCGGAGTGACCGATTACCGCGCCGGCGCGCGCGTCGACGGTCACACCTCCGATCCGCACAAGGCGCTCGAGGGCGCTCCCGAGGCGGACTTTCGGCTGCTTCTGGCCCACCAACCCAAGAGCGTCTGGGAGGCGGCCAAGGCAGGCTTCGACCTGCAGCTTTCGGGGCACACTCACGGCGGGCAGTTCTGGCCGTGGAGCCTCTTTGTGGGGCTCGCGCACCCGTTTACCCGCGGGCTGAACGACTACGAGGACATGAAGATCTACGTCAGCCGCGGCACCGGCTACTGGGGGCCGCCGCTTCGCCTCGGCGTGCCCTCGGAGATCACGCTTTTGACGCTGCGCCGAAAGACTTGA